From Penicillium psychrofluorescens genome assembly, chromosome: 6, one genomic window encodes:
- a CDS encoding uncharacterized protein (ID:PFLUO_008559-T1.cds;~source:funannotate), whose translation MEMNYDENTRRQLEAELGTIIYPGTEIMADIGSHHFVKSSSNSDRVLVPQPSQDPHDPLNWSRFWKMSAMAIATATSFCQGMGPLALAPMFPQLMKSFDSDLSGVVQFTGVCILVLGFSNFFWVPIQTAYGRRTALIFSTLICIVSNVWRAVATSYGSYMGACVLNGFGAGPAETAQPAIIADIMFLHERGAYNTLYFTFYFGSLMVGPIISGPMAEHIGWRSFFWLNVGLMGVLLLFQIFLFPETKWQRVHPNEVAREENTSAPAANESEPEKRVKDSQREDTNLENAAERDPWLGRGRPSKKQFKLWQLDGNNIKTTLISFWIPWKLLSFPIVELAAFVVSWSASCFLTLNLTQSQAFAVPPYNFNSQTIGFFNFAILIGALIGLATNGPFSDWISMKSTKKNGGIREPEMRLPAMIPYVVISIIGNFIVAFGYQYKWDWRAIVIIGYTAAGIQVAALPAITSTYAVDSYKPVAGSVFVAITVNKNVWGYGFSKFITPWVVESGFVKPIMMNMSLAALWCFCAIPFYFWGKKLRGLTAKSSVHKM comes from the exons ATGGAGATGAATTATGATGAAAAC ACGCGCCGTCA ACTTGAGGCGGAGCTGGGGACGATAATTTATCCTGGGACGGAGATCATGGCTGATATCGGCTCGCATCATTTCGTGAAATCATCGTCCAATTCCGATCGCGTCCTGGTGCCCCAGCCGTCGCAAGATCCCCATGATCCTCTA AATTGGAGCCGATTCTGGAAAATGAGCGCAATGGCGATCGCCACGGCCACCTCGTTCTGTCAGGGAATGGGCCCGTTGGCCCTGGCGCCCATGTTTCCTCAGTTGATGAAGTCCTTTGATTCAGACCTCTCTGGGGTCGTGCAATTCACCGGAGTTTGTATCCTAGTGCTGGGATTCAGCAATTTCTTTTG GGTCCCCATCCAGACGGCTTATGGCCGACGAACTGCCCTGATCTTCTCAACATTGATATGTATCGTTAGTAACGTTTGGAGAGCAGTCGCAACCTCCTACGGGAGCTACATGGGCGCCTGTGTTCTCAACGGCTTCGGTGCTGGTCCTGCTGAG ACGGCACAACCGGCTATCATTGCAGACATCATGTTCCTGCACGAGCGCGGTGCCTACAACACACTTTACTTTACATTTTACTTCGGATCACTCATG GTCGGCCCGATCATCTCGGGTCCTATGGCTGAACATATTGGCTGGCGCAGTTTCTTCTGGCTGAATGTCGGCCTTATGGGtgtccttctccttttccagatcttcctcttccccgaAACAAAGTGGCAACGCGTTCATCCCAATGAGGTTGCCCGTGAGGAGAATACCTCCGCCCCAGCTGCGAACGAGTCTGAACCAGAGAAGCGAGTCAAAGATAGCCAGCGGGAGGATACCAACCTGGAGAATGCTGCAGAGCGAGACCCATGGCTGGGCCGGGGACGCCCCTCAAAGAAGCAGTTCAAGCTGTGGCAATTGGATGGCAACAACATCAAGACCACGCTTATTAGCTTCTGGATCCCGTGGAAGCTGTTATCTTTCCCGATTGTCGAGCTGGCTGCCTTCGTCGTGTCATGGTCGGCGAGCTGTTTCCTGACTCTGAACCTGACGCAAAGTCAAGCCTTCGCGGTACCTCCATACAACTTCAACAGCCAAACAATCGGGTTTTTCAACTTTGCTATCCTCATTGGCGCTCTCATCGGCTTGGCCACAAATGGCCCCTTTTCCGACTGGATCTCGATGAAAtcaacgaagaagaacggcgGCATTCGTGAACCGGAGATGCGGTTGCCCGCCATGATTCCGTATGTGGTTATCTCCATTATTGGTAATTTCATTGTCGCGTTCGGATACCAGTATAAATGGGACTGGAGG GCAATTGTGATCATCGGTTATACCGCAGCGGGCATTCAGGTCGCAGCACTCCCTGCTATTACGAGCACTTATGCAGTTGACAGCTACAAGCCGGTGGCCGGCTCAGTTTTCGTAGCCATCACCGTCAACAAGAACGTCTGGGGATACGGCTTCAGCAAATTCATCACTCCGTGGGTGGTAGAGAGTGGGTTCGTCAAGCCAATCATGATGAACATGAGTTTGGCGGCGCTATGGTGTTTCTGCGCCATCCCCTTTTACTTTTGGGGCAAGAAGCTCCGGGGCTTGACCGCCAAGTCTTCTGTACATAAGATGTAA
- a CDS encoding uncharacterized protein (ID:PFLUO_008558-T1.cds;~source:funannotate), whose translation MNSLVQSSLSSVESKLNALLTTLTTSPAAAGAPAAAVALLDADDALSSAIETLRKHQENYAKILRLRSEAQQLEDRVKGIVREIEGFDKEAQTACGDDGESDSDSDSTDDNNTDNISALKGINEIDYKLLLDFARRISKYNHEAAADAGSGIGKRQEAQKQIADRDVNMGGTNGEPTAEEMEPVSSVTKNATQWLDESANVTREVYMLPYPTEERIRMGLMGQVQLAAGEEPDKEVDRLMREAQGLGAAEAPAPPPVEDSARQADEAAKAAVHAGSSASGATRAAAPAQPKPKPKALLDLDLYDPDDDDI comes from the coding sequence ATGAATTCCCTCGTTCAATCCTCCCTGTCCAGCGTCGAATCCAAACTCAATGCTCTTCTGACAACTCTCACTACGtctcccgccgccgcaggGGCACCGGCTGCAGCAGTCGCCCTTCTCGATGCAGACGACGCACTATCCTCAGCCATTGAGACCCTGCGGAAACACCAAGAGAACTACGCAAAAATATTGCGACTCCGATCGGAAGCACAGCAATTGGAGGACCGAGTCAAGGGCATTGTGAGGGAGATTGAGGGGTTCGATAAGGAGGCTCAAACGGCATGCGGCGACGACGGAGAAAGCGACAGCGACTCCGATTCAACGGACGACAACAATACAGATAACATTTCGGCACTCAAAGGCATAAACGAAATTGACTACAAATTGCTTCTTGATTTTGCCCGTCGCATCAGCAAATACAACCACGAAGCCGCGGCGGATGCTGGCAGCGGTATTGGGAAGCGCCAGGAGGCACAAAAGCAAATCGCCGATCGGGACGTGAACATGGGGGGCACAAACGGAGAGCCGAcagcggaggagatggagccgGTGTCGTCAGTTACGAAGAACGCAACGCAATGGCTGGACGAGTCGGCAAATGTCACTCGCGAAGTCTACATGCTCCCATACCCGACCGAGGAGCGGATACGTATGGGCCTAATGGGCCAGGTTCAGCTTGCGGCTGGCGAGGAACCTGATAAGGAAGTGGATCGATTGATGCGCGAAGCTCAAGGGCTGGGCGCTGCGGAAGCTCCCGCTCCACCTCCGGTGGAGGACAGCGCTCGGCAAGCAGACGAGGCTGCGAAAGCCGCTGTGCACGCTGGCTCATCGGCCAGTGGGGCAACGAGGGCGGCTGCACCAGCGcaaccaaaaccaaaaccCAAGGCTCTGCTTGACCTTGACCTTTATGAccccgatgatgacgatatCTGA
- a CDS encoding uncharacterized protein (ID:PFLUO_008557-T1.cds;~source:funannotate), giving the protein MAETAQLPSANPVELAVNATLQPPLSRCGHGPGLILLRPACYAGCQQDNKSLDPEPLQKWAEESFAVVQITIDVQSSKDLATLLALIKTAKDGLTALPECDQGKFGLIVYGSKSDYDPEFEDGLCEILAVDNPEAVVYFDSWNTPDRPVSMLHASLPVEDPPQSDKAQVVHVYPDISSPAFTIPGHPKFKISTAGVAHTRSVAFIKKHLNGPYFDLEKIWDEHTYYEFGDRSVEKTMATMVQEPYVNHVPTLTGGIGRARLSHFYLNHFIFANPDDTALELISRTVGSDRIVDEFIFCLTHEKHIPWLIPGVPPTGKPLRIPFTSVVNIRGDRLYHEHIAWDQATVLVQLGLMPEYLPFPYALPDGKLPAPGKRFEYRVPAAGVESAQKLENEHEVPSNEMFAYKIREVMDR; this is encoded by the exons ATGGCTGAGACTGCCCAGCTGCCCTCGGCAAACCCAGTGGAACTGGCAGTGAATGCCACTTTGCAGCCGCCACTCTCGCGATGTGGTCATGGCCCCGGCCTAATTCTTCTACGTCCTGCATGCTATGCGGGCTGTCAGCAAGACAACAAAAGTCTTGACCCCGAGCCGCTGCAAAAGTGGGCAGAAGAAAGCTTTGCAGTAGTGCAGATTACTATCGATGTGCAGTCCAGCAAGGACCTGGCCACGCTGTTGGCTTTGATCAAAACAGCCAAGGACGGACTCACCGCGCTCCCCGAGTGTGATCAGGGCAAATTCGGACTGATTG TGTACGGCTCGAAAAGTGACTATGATCCAGAATTCGAGGACGGGTTGTGTGAAATCTTAGCTGTCGACAACCCGGAGGCGGTAGTCTACTTTGATTCGTGGAACACCCCCGATCGCCCGGTGTCGATGCTGCATGCCTCTTTGCCCGTAGAAGACCCGCCTCAGAGCGACAAGGCTCAGGTTGTCCATGTATATCCCGATATCTCTTCTCCTGCCTTCACGATTCCCGGCCATCCAAAGTTCAAGATCTCGACCGCAGGAGTTGCCCACACGCGGAGCGTGGCATTTATCAAGAAACATCTTAACGGGCCATACTTTGACCTTGAAAAGATCTGGGATGAGCATACCTACTATGAATTTGGGGATCGTTCCGTCGAAAAGACGATGGCTACCATGGTGCAGGAGCCATATGTGAACCACGTTCCCACG TTGACTGGTGGGATTGGACGAGCACGGCTAAGCCATTTCTATCTGAATCACTTCATCTTCGCCAATCCGGACGACACGGCTCTAGAACTCATTAGTCGGACGGTGGGTTCCGACCGCATTGTGGACGAGTTCATCTTCTGCTTAACTCATGAAAAGCATATTCCTTGGCT TATTCCCGGGGTTCCACCAACAGGTAAACCTCTTCGGATTCCTTTCACGTCTGTAGTCAACATTCGAGGAGACCGGCTCTACCACGAGCACATTGCATGGGACCAAGCAACTGTTCTGGTTCAGTTGGGACTGATGCCCGAGTATCTTCCCTTCCCGTATGCTCTCCCAGATGGAAAGCTCCCAGCACCTGGGAAACGATTTGAGTACCGCGTGCCAGCAGCAGGCGTGGAATCCGCTCAGAAGCTAGAGAACGAGCATGAGGTGCCCTCGAACGAGATGTTCGCATATAAGATTCGGGAAGTGATGGATCGGTAG